A window of the Odocoileus virginianus isolate 20LAN1187 ecotype Illinois chromosome 20, Ovbor_1.2, whole genome shotgun sequence genome harbors these coding sequences:
- the EPS8L1 gene encoding epidermal growth factor receptor kinase substrate 8-like protein 1: MSTTPGPEASLKQSAKSIYEQRKRYSTEVMSDVSTNAVNHLVTFCLGEDAIYTVEDASQKLALMDSQGRIWAQDMLLSVSPSHVTLLDPLSKEELESYPVSAIVRCDTVRPPGQRRPLLLLVCQEPERAQPDVHFFQGRCVGVESIQEEIQRALHNYRSGCGERRAAAQRDTSVEPQQRPSPVAEAAPLPHRPTFRAAIHTVQPAAGRRRPQAEPIPEAEETRRPGREEVCLSSDPASPDLGPRGPDLASLQAERDVDILNHVFDDVEKFISKLQKSAEATRVLEHRERSRRTRHREAGDSLLALRAKPPSGAEYTDVLQKIKYAFSLLARLRGNIANPTSQELLHFLFGPLQMIVDTLGGPQLARGVKRPHLTSEAVSLLRDNVTQRENTLWTSLGDSWTRPGVDLPPEEGPPYRPEFYSGWEPPAMDPQGRAWEDPVEKQLQHERRRQQQSAPQVAVNGHPDEEPEAEPQGPELAGKWALCNYDFQARNSSELSVKEWDILEILDDQRKWWKVQDQRGQKGYVPYNILTPHPGPRGGCSLENSTAVPPPPPAPAPGPAPATPPPPEPAPALAPPALPTSALAPAPLPPPPPPPPPAPAQAPAPAPAPARSPRDSCENLSNLDSGKKEKFCPMLMLSINEELQARLAQGLTGPSRAAPGPRAPESQLRPRSSASEVCAWLQAKGFSSGTVAALGELSGAQLFSLPKEKFRALSPEEGARVYSQITVQRSLLEDKENVSELEAVMKKQKKRMENEVETEVS, encoded by the exons CCCGGAAGCTTCTCTCAAACAGAGTGCCAAGTCTATCTATG AACAGAGAAAGCGCTACTCCACTGAGGTTATGTCCGACGTTTCCACCAATGCAGTCAAT CACCTGGTGACCTTCTGCCTGGGTGAGGATGCCATATACACGGTGGAGGACGCCTCGCAGAAGCTGGCCCTCATGGACAGCCAAGGCCGCATCTGGGCCCAGGACATGCTGCTGAGCGTGTCTCCCAGCCACGTCACGCTGCTGGACCCGCTCTCCAAG GAGGAGCTGGAGTCCTACCCGGTGAGCGCCATCGTGCGGTGCGACACAGTGAGGCCGCCGGGCCAGAGACGCCCTCTGCTGCTGCTCGTGTGCCAGGAGCCGGAGCGCGCGCAGCCCGACGTGCATTTCTTCCAGGGCCGGTGTGTCGGG GTGGAGTCGATCCAAGAGGAAATCCAGAGAGCTCTGCACAACTACCGCTCAGGCTGCGGGGAGCGCAGGGCGGCGGCACAAAG GGATACGTCAGTGGAGCCACAGCAACGCCCCTCGCCCGTCGCCGAGGCCGCGCCCCTGCCGCATCGCCCGACATTCCGCGCGGCGATCCACACCGTGCAGCCGGCCGCGGGCCGCAGGCGACCCCAGGCGGAGCCCATCCCAGAGGCAGAGGAGACGCGGAGGCCGGGCCGGGAGGAGGTCTGCCTCAGCTCTGACCCGGCCTCCCCAGACCTGGGGCCCCGTGGCCCGGACCTGGCCAGTCTGCAGGCGGAGCGGGATGTG GACATCCTGAACCACGTGTTCGACGACGTGGAGAAGTTCATATCCAAGCTGCAGAAGTCGGCCGAGGCGACCCGAGTGCTGGAGCACCGAGAGCGCAGCCGCAGGACCCGGCACCGGGAGGCCGGGG ACAGCCTCCTGGCGCTGCGGGCCAAGCCGCCCTCAGGGGCCGAGTACACCGACGTACTTCAGAAAATCAAATACGCCTTTAGCCTGCTG GCCCGGTTGCGCGGCAACATCGCCAACCCCACCTCCCAGGAGCTGCTGCACTTCCTGTTCGGACCTCTGCAGATG ATTGTGGACACCTTGGGCGGCCCGCAGTTGGCCAGAGGCGTGAAGCGGCCGCATCTGACTTCGGAGGCTGTGTCACTGCTGCGGGACAACGTCACTCAACGGGAAAACACGCTCTGGACCTCGCTGGGGGACTCTTGGACCCGCCCGGG GGTGGATCTGCCCCCAGAGGAGGGGCCCCCATACAGACCTGAGTTCTACAGCGGCTGGGAGCCCCCAGCCATGGACCCACAGGGCCGTGCCTGGGAGGACCCAGTAGAGAAACAGCTACAGCATGAGAGGCGGCGCCAGCAG CAAAGCGCTCCCCAGGTCGCTGTCAATGG tCACCCAGACGAGGAACCAGAAGCTGAGCCCCAGGGGCCGGAGCTGGCCGGAAAGTGGGCCCTGTGTAATTATGACTTCCAGGCGCGCAACAGCAGTGAGCTGTCCGTCAAGGAGTGGGACATACTGGAG ATCCTAGATGACCAGCGCAAGTGGTGGAAGGTTCAGGACCAGCGGGGGCAGAAGGGATACGTACCGTATAATATCCTGACACCCCACCCGGGGCCGCGGGGGGGCTGCAGTCTG GAGAATAGCACGGCCGTTCCCCCTCCACCACCAGCGCCGGCCCCGGGCCCAGCTCCGGCTACCCCTCCTCCACCAGAGCCGGCCCCGGCCCTGGCTCCCCCCGCTCTTCCCACATCTGCCTTGGCCCCGGcccctctgcccccgcccccgccccctccaccaCCAGCGCCAGCCCAggctccggctccggctccggctccggctcGGTCTCCCAGGGACAGCTGCGAGAACCTCAGCAACTTGGACTCGGGCAAGAAGG AGAAATTCTGCCCGATGCTCATGCTTAGTATCAACGAGGAGCTGCAGGCACGCCTGGCCCAGGGCCTCACGGGCCCCAGCCGCGCAGCCCCGGGGCCTCGCGCCCCGGAGTCGCAGCTCCGCCCTCGCTCCAGCGCCTCGGAGGTCTGCGCCTGGCTGCAGGCCAAGGGCTTCAGTTCAGG GACCGTCGCGGCGCTGGGAGAACTGAGCGGTGCTCAGCTATTCTCGCTGCCGAAGGAGAAGTTTCGGGCGCTTAGCCCCGAGGAGGGGGCGCGCGTGTATAGCCAGATCACGGTGCAGCGCTCGCTGCTGGAG GACAAAGAGAACGTGTCAGAGCTGGAGGCAGTGATgaagaagcaaaagaagagaatggaaaacgAGGTGGAAACGGAAGTCTCTTGA